A region of Ferruginibacter albus DNA encodes the following proteins:
- a CDS encoding glycosyltransferase family protein — protein MKKILIISPHFPPSNLAAVHRSRLFAQHLPSFGWEPIILMVHEKFYEEKLDHNLEKLLPQHLRIEKVNAFKVTKPRLIGDVGLRGFLQMYKRAKEIIKKEKIDFLYIPIPSFYISLLGRWLHHSTGVKYGIDYIDPWVHYFPGSDKKFSRHWISTKIAKFLEPIAIKKASLITGVAEGYYKGVIERNPYLTKTCIFGAMPYGGEKKDHDKVNELDTEPYLFKKQPGKIQLIYAGAMLPKAYAPLEAIFKAIHDNKNDFTSLQIHFIGTGKNPTDPNGFNIKPYAEKYGLWQDIIFEYPKRIPYLDVLIHLKEADGIFILGSTEPHYTPSKTYQGVLSHKPILAILHKQSTAVHVLQESGAGIVLDFNGETDIEKIQNDFPAVLKIFFEWIKTFDPQNINEKEFEQYSAESVTKQLAELLQKIDPS, from the coding sequence ATGAAGAAAATATTGATCATTTCTCCTCATTTTCCCCCTTCTAATTTAGCAGCTGTACATCGTTCAAGGTTATTTGCGCAACATTTGCCATCTTTTGGTTGGGAGCCGATTATACTGATGGTGCATGAGAAATTTTATGAAGAAAAATTAGATCATAACCTGGAAAAACTTTTGCCGCAGCACTTACGCATTGAAAAAGTAAATGCTTTTAAGGTAACTAAGCCCCGCCTGATTGGTGATGTAGGATTACGTGGTTTTCTTCAGATGTATAAGCGGGCAAAAGAGATCATAAAAAAAGAAAAGATCGACTTTCTTTATATTCCCATACCTTCTTTCTATATATCACTCTTAGGACGTTGGTTACATCATTCTACCGGAGTTAAATATGGCATTGACTATATTGATCCCTGGGTGCATTATTTTCCCGGTAGCGATAAAAAATTTTCCCGTCATTGGATAAGTACAAAAATTGCTAAATTTTTAGAACCTATTGCCATTAAAAAAGCATCTTTGATCACGGGTGTTGCAGAAGGTTATTATAAAGGCGTCATTGAACGGAATCCTTATCTTACCAAAACCTGCATTTTTGGTGCCATGCCTTACGGTGGCGAAAAAAAAGATCATGATAAGGTGAATGAATTAGATACGGAACCATATCTTTTTAAAAAACAACCAGGTAAAATTCAATTGATATATGCCGGCGCAATGCTCCCTAAAGCATATGCTCCCTTAGAAGCTATATTCAAAGCAATTCATGATAATAAAAATGATTTTACCTCACTTCAAATTCATTTTATTGGTACAGGTAAAAACCCTACAGATCCCAATGGATTTAATATAAAGCCTTATGCAGAAAAATATGGCTTGTGGCAAGACATTATTTTTGAATATCCTAAACGTATCCCATACCTGGATGTATTAATTCATTTAAAAGAAGCAGACGGTATTTTTATTTTGGGCAGCACCGAACCTCATTATACACCTTCAAAAACGTACCAGGGAGTTTTATCACATAAACCTATACTGGCCATATTGCATAAGCAAAGTACAGCGGTTCATGTATTGCAGGAATCCGGAGCAGGGATAGTATTAGATTTTAATGGCGAAACTGATATTGAAAAAATACAAAACGATTTTCCTGCTGTTTTAAAGATTTTTTTTGAATGGATAAAAACTTTTGATCCTCAAAATATCAACGAAAAAGAATTTGAACAATACTCTGCAGAAAGTGTCACTAAACAATTAGCAGAATTATTACAAAAGATAGATCCGTCATGA
- a CDS encoding glycosyltransferase family protein, whose protein sequence is MQKHVLFVTSTNLASNPRCLKEIKLLYNTEVKITVVAFHLHNWTSIKEEELNKELNKINFHYIDATKADLMPWLWASLMEKLGGYLSKLFSKNDFIQSLAVGKRSWLLQRWFKKWDQKPDLIIAHNPAALYPSAIFAKKKAIPFAVDIEDYYPGEGNAATSTRSIAVLMQHLIPKTSYTSYAAPLIKKYTNDLLQTVSNSDIVINNTFSINDFFLSERRNSDDKIKFVWFSQFIDYGRGLEKVLPTLDDFANDIELTLIGSKREEFFNKEVNSRMYINHIASLSQADLNKELCRHDIGLAIEDSAADLNRNICLTNKIWAYLQAGLFIIASDTEAQQLFMEEHNMHGVVVRLNKNDLSSNIKNIIADKQSIQSNKQDRFKEAKNYSWENESTLLKTNWQSILQ, encoded by the coding sequence ATGCAAAAGCACGTACTATTTGTTACGAGTACTAACCTTGCCAGTAATCCTCGTTGTTTAAAAGAAATTAAATTACTGTACAACACAGAAGTTAAAATAACAGTAGTGGCATTTCATTTGCATAATTGGACTTCTATAAAAGAAGAAGAACTAAATAAAGAATTGAATAAAATAAATTTTCATTACATCGATGCCACAAAAGCTGATCTCATGCCTTGGTTGTGGGCATCATTAATGGAAAAGTTGGGTGGTTATCTAAGTAAGCTCTTTAGTAAAAATGATTTTATACAATCATTGGCAGTTGGCAAAAGAAGTTGGCTATTACAACGTTGGTTTAAAAAATGGGATCAAAAACCTGATCTGATAATTGCTCATAACCCTGCTGCTTTATATCCCTCTGCCATATTTGCAAAAAAGAAAGCAATTCCTTTTGCTGTTGATATTGAAGATTATTATCCAGGGGAAGGAAATGCGGCAACGAGTACAAGAAGTATTGCTGTGTTAATGCAGCATCTTATTCCGAAAACGAGTTACACAAGTTATGCTGCACCGCTCATAAAAAAGTACACTAACGATCTGTTGCAAACAGTAAGCAATAGTGACATTGTGATCAACAATACATTTTCTATAAATGATTTTTTTTTAAGTGAAAGAAGAAACTCAGATGATAAGATCAAGTTTGTATGGTTCTCTCAATTTATAGATTATGGGAGAGGGTTAGAAAAGGTATTACCGACTTTGGATGATTTTGCCAATGACATTGAACTTACATTGATCGGCAGTAAAAGAGAAGAGTTTTTTAATAAAGAGGTCAACAGTCGTATGTATATAAATCATATTGCCTCGTTATCCCAGGCAGATCTAAATAAAGAATTATGCAGACACGATATTGGTTTGGCAATTGAAGATAGTGCTGCTGATCTTAACAGGAACATTTGCCTTACCAATAAAATATGGGCTTATCTGCAAGCAGGCTTGTTTATAATAGCTTCCGATACAGAGGCGCAGCAATTATTCATGGAGGAGCACAATATGCATGGAGTGGTTGTTAGGTTAAATAAAAACGATCTTTCTTCAAATATTAAAAATATAATTGCTGATAAGCAATCAATACAAAGTAATAAGCAGGATCGCTTTAAAGAAGCAAAGAATTATAGTTGGGAAAATGAATCTACATTATTAAAAACAAATTGGCAGTCCATTTTACAATGA
- a CDS encoding acyltransferase: MFKPQLFIAQIKEDVVIGENVKIVQPVNIYGCTIGNNVSIGPFVEIQQNVVIGNTCKIQSHSFICELVTIGNDCFIGHGVMFTNDLFADGKPAGGDKTKWKKTIVGNNVSIGSNATILPVTICNDVVIGAGAVVTKDIIEPGIYAGNPATLLRK, from the coding sequence ATGTTTAAGCCACAACTTTTTATTGCACAGATAAAAGAGGATGTTGTTATCGGAGAGAACGTAAAGATCGTACAACCTGTAAATATTTACGGATGTACAATTGGAAATAATGTAAGCATCGGGCCTTTTGTGGAAATACAACAAAATGTAGTGATCGGCAATACTTGTAAAATACAATCACATAGTTTTATCTGTGAGTTGGTTACAATCGGTAATGATTGTTTTATTGGGCATGGGGTAATGTTTACGAATGATCTGTTTGCTGATGGTAAGCCTGCCGGTGGTGATAAAACAAAATGGAAGAAAACAATTGTTGGCAACAATGTCAGCATCGGATCTAATGCAACCATACTTCCTGTAACTATTTGTAATGATGTTGTTATTGGTGCAGGAGCGGTAGTAACAAAAGATATAATAGAGCCTGGCATCTATGCCGGTAATCCTGCAACGCTTCTTAGAAAATAA
- a CDS encoding Gfo/Idh/MocA family protein, producing MALNFGILGCGRIAQRHALQISQVGKLIAVCDIVEEKAMTIGNSYNAKIYTSDIELLKTHPEIDIIVVCTPNGLHAKQSIAALKAGFHVICEKPMAIKVKDCEEMITVAESMNKKLFIVKQNRFNPPVEAVKKILDEGRLGKLFSIQLNCFWNRNDEYYKDSWKGSIEMDGGTLYTQFSHFIDLLYWMIGDIKNVNAFAKNYNHNDIIEFEDAGVVILEFENGAIGTINYTINSFQKNMEGSLTIFGEKGTVKIGGEYLNELEYQNIDNYKITDLPQGNPPNNYGKYVGSMSNHDKVYAHVADILTNNSNAKTNSYEALKTVEIIQKIYKAAKNN from the coding sequence GTGGCATTGAATTTTGGCATATTAGGTTGTGGACGAATTGCTCAACGACACGCATTACAAATAAGTCAAGTAGGTAAATTGATTGCGGTTTGCGATATTGTTGAAGAGAAAGCAATGACAATAGGGAATAGCTATAATGCAAAAATATATACATCGGATATTGAGTTATTGAAAACACATCCTGAAATAGATATAATAGTTGTTTGCACGCCAAATGGATTACATGCAAAACAATCAATAGCAGCTTTAAAAGCAGGGTTTCATGTAATATGCGAAAAACCAATGGCAATAAAAGTGAAAGATTGCGAAGAAATGATAACTGTTGCAGAAAGCATGAATAAAAAACTATTCATTGTTAAGCAAAACCGGTTCAATCCACCCGTGGAGGCAGTTAAAAAAATATTAGATGAAGGAAGATTAGGAAAGCTTTTTAGTATACAACTGAATTGTTTTTGGAATCGAAACGATGAATATTATAAAGACTCCTGGAAAGGTTCAATAGAAATGGACGGAGGAACTTTATATACTCAATTCAGTCATTTCATCGATCTGTTGTATTGGATGATAGGAGATATTAAAAATGTAAATGCATTTGCCAAAAATTATAATCATAATGATATAATTGAATTTGAAGATGCAGGGGTTGTTATATTAGAATTTGAGAACGGCGCTATAGGAACAATTAATTACACAATAAATAGCTTCCAAAAAAATATGGAAGGGTCGCTTACAATTTTTGGCGAAAAGGGAACAGTAAAAATAGGAGGAGAATACCTGAATGAACTGGAATATCAAAACATCGATAATTATAAAATAACCGATCTACCCCAAGGCAATCCTCCCAATAATTATGGTAAGTATGTTGGTTCTATGAGCAACCATGATAAAGTATATGCTCATGTAGCAGATATTTTGACGAATAACAGTAATGCTAAAACCAATAGCTACGAAGCTTTAAAAACGGTAGAAATAATTCAGAAGATTTACAAAGCCGCTAAAAATAATTAA